The genomic segment CTCGGGAGGGGAAACTCAACGGGTTTTACTGGCAAGGGCTTTATTAAATCGCCCCCAGTTGCTGGTACTGGATGAACCAACCCAAGGGGTTGATGTTAATGGGCAACTGGCGCTGTATGACCTAATAGAGAAACTGCGTACTGAACTGAATTGTGCAGTATTAATGGTTTCACACGATCTGCATTTAGTGATGGCAAAAACTGACGAGGTATTGTGCCTTAATCAGCATATTTGCTGTTCCGGTGCACCGGAGGCCGTCTCTGAACATCCGGAGTTTATTGCTATGTTTGGCCATCGCGGAGCCCGACAATTGGCGGTCTACCATCACAGACATAATCATCAACATGACCTGCAGGGTCGTATTGTTCTTAAAACTTCAGGCAGTAATAAAGCATGATCGAACTATTATTTCCGGGCTGGATGGCGGGCGTATTACTGGCCCTGGCTGCTGGTCCCTTAGGCTCTTTTGTTGTGTGGCGTCGAATGTCTTATTTTGGCGATACTCTGGCTCATTCATCATTGCTGGGCGTAGCTTTTGGGCTGTTGCTGAATATTAATCCGTTTTATGCGGTCATTGCTATTACCCTGTTACTGGCGATTGGTCTGGTATGGCTGGAGCGTCGCCCTCAATTTGCAGTGGATACGCTATTAGGCATTTTAGCCCATAGTGCCCTCTCTTTAGGTTTGGTCACCATCAGTTTAATGTCGAACGTACGCGTTGACCTGATGGCCTATCTGTTTGGTGACCTGCTCTCTGTCACCATGAATGACTTGTGGATGATTGGTGCTGGTGTGGTTGTGGTGCTGGCAATTTTATGGTGGCAATGGCGTTCACTATTGTCGGTGACCATTAATCCTGAACTGGCACATGTTGACGGTATTAATCCTGAAAGAGTTCGCCTGTTGCTGATGCTGGTTACTGCATTAACCATTGGTCTGGCAATGAAATTTGTTGGGGCGTTGATTATCACCTCATTACTGATTATTCCTGCTGCTACAGCGCGCAGATTCTCGCGAACACCAGAACAAATGGCTGGTTTCGCAGTTATTATTGGCATTATTGCCGTAACTGGCGGTTTAACACTTTCCGCTTTCCACGATACGCCAGCAGGCCCGTCTGTCGTGCTTTGTTCTTGCTGTCTTTTCATCCTCAGCCTGATGAAAAGACAATCTGATTAATCTTATGAGAAATAAAGAGAATATAAATTTATTGATCTCGTGAGGTAAAGCCGTATTTTTTAGTATGAATGATGCGGCAATAAGCTTTAAAATACCCCGGCAGAAATATAAAGGTCTTGCAGATGACAGATTTTTCGTCAGTGCAAGACTCTTTTTTATGTGGATTATAAAGATGAATCCACTATTCATCCATTGCAAATGACGTAAAGTTAACATTGTGAATATTGATATTATCAGCCTGCTAAACAGTAACTACATTCTTCTGCTGTTTGTAGTATTAGCATTAGGCTTGTGTTTAGGGAAAATTCGGCTGGGTTCGGTTCAACTGGGCGGCTCAATTGGCGTACTAGTTATCTCCTTATTATTAGGCTATCAGCATTTTACGATTAACACCGAGGCCTTGAGCCTGGGCTTTATGCTGTTCATCTTCTGTGTCGGAGTTGAAGCCGGTCCAAACTTCTTTGCCATCTTCTTTCGCGATGGGAAAAACTACTTTTTACTGGCGCTGGTTCTGGTGGGTAGCGCGATGTGCATTGCACTGGGATTGGGTAAATTCCTCAAGTGGGACATCGGCCTCACTGCCGGTATGCTGGCCGGTTCGATGACCTCAACGCCTGTATTGGTAGGTGCTGGTGATACGCTACGTCATACCACCTCGGATGCAGCCCTGTTAGCCACTGCGCAGGATCACCTCAGCCTGGGTTATGCCCTGACCTATCTGATTGGTCTGGTGAGTTTAATCTTTGCCGCTCGTTATATGCCAAAACTGCAGCGACAGGATTTATCTACCTGTGCCCAACAAATCGCCAGAGAGCGTGGTCTGGACCATGATAGCCAGCGTAAAGTCTATCTACCGGTAATTCGCGCCTACCGTGTAGGCCCGGAACTGGTGGCATGGGCTGCCGGCAAAAACCTGCGTGAGCTGGGCATTTATCGCCAAACCGGCTGTTATATCGAGAAAATTCGCCGTAATGGCATTATTGCCTCACCCGATGGTGATGCGGTTTTGCAGGTAAATGATGAAATTTCATTAGTGGGTTATCCTGATGCCCATGCCAGATTAGATCCCAGCTTTCGCAACGGCAAAGAGGTATTTGAACGCGATCTGCTGGATATGCGCATTGTCACCGAAGAGATTGTAGTAAAAAATAATAATGCCGTAGGCAAACGTCTGAGCCAGATAAATCTGACCGACCACGGTTGTTTCCTTAATCGGGTTATTCGTAGTCAGATTGAGATGCCTATTGACGATAATATCGTGCTGAATGCCGGGGATGTTCTGCAAATCAGCGGCGATGCTCATCGGGTTAAAGGCGTTGCGGAACGTATTGGTTTTATCTCTATTCATAGTCAGGTTACCGATCTGCTGGCCTTTTGTGCCTTCTTCATTCTTGGTTTGATGATTGGTCAGATCACCTTCCAGTTTAGTAACTTTTCATTTGGTATTGGTAATGCTGCTGGTCTGCTGTTCTCTGGCATTATGCTGGGCTTTATGCGGGCTAATCATCCAACCTTTGGTTACATTCCTCAGGGTGCCCTCAACATGGTCAAAGAGTTCGGGTTGATGGTGTTTATGGCTGGTGTAGGATTAAGTGCTGGTAGCGGTATCGGCAACAATCTGGGGCTGGTTGGTGGCCAAATGTTGGTTGCCGGTTTACTGGTAAGTCTGGTTCCTGTGGTAATTTGCTATCTGTTCGGTGCCTATATATTACGCATGAACAGAGCCCTGCTGTTTGGTGCCATTATGGGGGCCAGAACTTGTGCGCCTGCAATGGAAATCATTAGCGATACTTCCCGTAGCAATATTCCAGCACTGGGTTATGCAGGGACCTACGCTATTGCCAACGTACTGTTGACTCTGGCAGGTTCACTAATTATTATCATTTGGCCTAGCTTGCTATAAATAATCCCATATAAATCATGTGATTATAAGAAAGTGTAAAAAAAGTGAAAAATTTCTTGCTTACGTGATGAACTATTTCAACGTATTCACGTCTTAAATAGTGCCACTGCTTTACTTTAGAACTCCCTCATTGAGGTTGACCCGATAAGTCGTTTTTACGTTTCATACTTATCGGGTTTTTTATTGCCTGTAATTCAGTAACTCTCACGATTTGTTCATGCATGTCATTACGCAATGACATACAATGTAAGAAGTGCATTACCCCCAAACTCATAGGGAAGCGTGATTCTTATGTCATTAATCAAGAAAATATTTATCGGCTATTTGGTCTGTTTTGCTATCGGCACCGCTCTTCTTTGCAGCTTTTATCTGCCTTCAACGGATATTGTTAAAATCACCGGTTCTGAAGTTAAACGCGTTGATAACGATGGTCCAATTTCAGCAGAAAATCCGGCGGACGGTCCAACCCGTGATGTGTATTACATTTATACTATCAACGAAAATAAAAAGATTATGGTTTACCGCAATGAAGATACCGGATGGAGCTTCCCATGGTATTTCAAATTTAACAGCGCGGATATTCAGGCACAGGCTCAATCAGCCAATGACGCGAACCAAATCACCCGCGTAGTTCACTACGGCTGGCGTTTTAATATGGTTCATATGTTCAAGAACATTATCTCGATTAAACCAGTTGATGGGTTTGACGCGTCCGGCTTCTCTTTTTATACGGTAATGAAAATTCTGGGCTGGATTATCTGGTTTGTTCTGATCGCTATTCAGGCTGCTCTACCAACAGTTATTACCAACTGGCGCGATCGTAAAGATCTGAAACGCCCTGATGGTTCTATTGTTAAATAAGTTATCTTCTGTATGAATTGAAAAAGGCAGCCAAAAGGCTGCCTTTTTTATCACTATGGTTTATCAGAAACGATACTTAATACCAAAGTTAACTGAAGTATCACTGTAACCATCACCACCTATCTGCTGAGCTACATTGCTCCACAGGTTAAGGTGGCTGTTTATTTGCCCTTCAGCACCCAGTTTCAGTTCACCAATATTACGACTGCCAACCTGCTCCATATGTACATCATTCATATATACACCGGTCAATTCACTGTTATACAACCAGTTAATTGCTGCATAGATAGTAAACAGCTTATTAGTTCCTTTATCTTTATCATGAACGCCATCACGGGAAACTTTTAACCCTAAACGCGTTTGGACATTATCCTTACCGCTGGAGCGAACATAAGTACCACCGGTTTCACGATAATCACTAACATCCAAAGCATTAAAGATGACCTGAGCCTCAGGCGTGATAAATACATCACCATTCAGACCCTGATAAACCGGCAGACGGTAACCACCTTCCAGTGAAGCGCTGTATCCCTTAATGTCATAGTCTTCCTGTGACAACTTCTCACCATTGACTGAAGCATCCAGCCAGCTGTATTGCAACCAGCTATCCAGATACAGGCCATTTAGTGTTTTAGCATCCTGATACCAGGTGCCATATATTCCTGCGGTATATCCATCAACACGGCCTTTCGAATGATAACCGGTGAAGGTAGAACGCGTTTTACTG from the Limnobaculum zhutongyuii genome contains:
- the znuC gene encoding zinc ABC transporter ATP-binding protein ZnuC yields the protein MSSLLKLEHISVVFGSRKVLSDVSLTLNEGQILTLLGPNGAGKSTLVRVVLGLVSPASGKISCPKDLRVGYVPQKLHLDPTLPLTVERFMRLRPGVKKEDILPALSRVQAKHLVKMPMQKLSGGETQRVLLARALLNRPQLLVLDEPTQGVDVNGQLALYDLIEKLRTELNCAVLMVSHDLHLVMAKTDEVLCLNQHICCSGAPEAVSEHPEFIAMFGHRGARQLAVYHHRHNHQHDLQGRIVLKTSGSNKA
- the znuB gene encoding zinc ABC transporter permease subunit ZnuB, with product MIELLFPGWMAGVLLALAAGPLGSFVVWRRMSYFGDTLAHSSLLGVAFGLLLNINPFYAVIAITLLLAIGLVWLERRPQFAVDTLLGILAHSALSLGLVTISLMSNVRVDLMAYLFGDLLSVTMNDLWMIGAGVVVVLAILWWQWRSLLSVTINPELAHVDGINPERVRLLLMLVTALTIGLAMKFVGALIITSLLIIPAATARRFSRTPEQMAGFAVIIGIIAVTGGLTLSAFHDTPAGPSVVLCSCCLFILSLMKRQSD
- a CDS encoding aspartate:alanine antiporter; its protein translation is MNIDIISLLNSNYILLLFVVLALGLCLGKIRLGSVQLGGSIGVLVISLLLGYQHFTINTEALSLGFMLFIFCVGVEAGPNFFAIFFRDGKNYFLLALVLVGSAMCIALGLGKFLKWDIGLTAGMLAGSMTSTPVLVGAGDTLRHTTSDAALLATAQDHLSLGYALTYLIGLVSLIFAARYMPKLQRQDLSTCAQQIARERGLDHDSQRKVYLPVIRAYRVGPELVAWAAGKNLRELGIYRQTGCYIEKIRRNGIIASPDGDAVLQVNDEISLVGYPDAHARLDPSFRNGKEVFERDLLDMRIVTEEIVVKNNNAVGKRLSQINLTDHGCFLNRVIRSQIEMPIDDNIVLNAGDVLQISGDAHRVKGVAERIGFISIHSQVTDLLAFCAFFILGLMIGQITFQFSNFSFGIGNAAGLLFSGIMLGFMRANHPTFGYIPQGALNMVKEFGLMVFMAGVGLSAGSGIGNNLGLVGGQMLVAGLLVSLVPVVICYLFGAYILRMNRALLFGAIMGARTCAPAMEIISDTSRSNIPALGYAGTYAIANVLLTLAGSLIIIIWPSLL
- a CDS encoding DUF1523 family protein; the protein is MSLIKKIFIGYLVCFAIGTALLCSFYLPSTDIVKITGSEVKRVDNDGPISAENPADGPTRDVYYIYTINENKKIMVYRNEDTGWSFPWYFKFNSADIQAQAQSANDANQITRVVHYGWRFNMVHMFKNIISIKPVDGFDASGFSFYTVMKILGWIIWFVLIAIQAALPTVITNWRDRKDLKRPDGSIVK